In Clostridia bacterium, the genomic stretch CTCACTGCCCCGTTCAGCGTGATGGACTCAATGGCCTGCTGCGCGCCAGCGAACGCTGAAAAAATCGCGCAGAAAAACACAAGCATCCCAAGCCGGTAACTACGCAAAGCTGCCCTCTTTGTAACGGGCCCCGGAATCTTATGCTGCCCGCATCAGTTTTAGACGGACTCGACCAGAGTTCGTTAGGCAACTTTCGCACAAAAATGCGCTGTTTATGAGAAGTTTTGCAAAAGTTTTTGCGATTTAGGGACTAGCGGGAGAGGAGCGCGCACGTGAATCTATTTTGGATCACAAAACCGGAGTTTGCGTTCTAGAAAAGTGCGCTCTGCTTGCGTGGTGGAGTGATGCCGAAATGTTCGTAGGCACGCATGGTGGCTACGCGTCCACGCGGCGTGCGATCCAGAAAACCAATCTGAATAAGGAACGGTTCATAGATCTCTTCGATGGCGTCGGCCTCTTCGGCCAGCGCGGCAGCGAGCGTGTTCACGCCTACCGGCCCCCCCTGATACTTCTCAATGATCGTCAGCAGCAAGCGCCGATCGATTTCGTCAAAGCCGTGCTGGTCCACTTCCAGCATTTCCAGCGCAGCCTCGGCCGTTGGCTTATCGATATTTCCGGCCCCGCGCACTTGCGCGTAGTCTCGCACTCGCCGCAAAAGACGATTGGCAATGCGCGGTGTTCCTCGACATCTCATTGCGATTTCCATCGCGCCGGCCTCATCGACGGGAACGCTCAACAGTTCGGCGGAGCGCTTAACGATGTAGCTAAGTTCATCGTGCGTGTAGAACTCCAGCCGCAGCACAATGCCGAAGCGCGAACGTAACGGCGCGGAGAGCAACCCCGCTCGCGTGGTGGCTCCGATGAAGGTGAAGGGATTCACTTCGAAAACGTGCGTTCGCGCCGAAGGCCCCTGCCCGATGATGATGTCGAGGCGGTAGTCTTCAAGCGCGGAATACATCAACTCCTCAAGCGCAGGCTGCATGCGATGGACTTCATCGATAAACAGCACCTGGCTCTTCTGCAAGTTCGAGAGAATCGCAGTTACATCGCCCTTGATCTGCAACGTGGGGCCGGAAGTCTGCTGGAACGGCACGCCCATTTCATTAGCGATAATGTTTGCCAGCGTCGTCTTGCCCAGTCCCGGCGGTCCGTAGAGCAGCACGTGGTCGAGCGCTTCACCACGCGAGCGCGCCGCCTGGATAGCGACCTCAAGGTTCTGCTTGACCTTCGTCTGCCCGATGAACTCGCGCAAACGCTGCGGACGCAGCTTCAGTTCGAAGGATTCATCGTCCTCGACGGGCGCGGCCGAGACGATTCGATCGCGAAGCTCCGGATTGTCCTTGGGTGTGGCCACTGTTGCCGATGGTAATCAGAAAAGGGGCGGTAGGCAATCTGTGGAAATCAGCGGACGTGGTGCAGTTTGGTTTTCCACGGGTGACCAATCGGCGAGTAGTCGGTTAGTTACGGTCGAACGAGCTTGTTACTTTGTCCTAGAAAGGTACAATCCCGGATATGACGACGACTCCTGTCGAGCCACCAAACAATATCCAACGACAACGATTCGCTACACGGCTCTGGGAATCGAAATATTGCAAATGGACAACCGAACCCGTCCTGCAATGGCTAGTGCACTCGATATTTGGCACAGTTTCTTCGGCGGTGGCGGCAAAAATGCATAAGCCTCTACCTTTTGTCCTCGGATCTTTTGTCGTTGTCTTTGTCGTTCTCGCTGCGGCGTCGATTGTATTGCACCGAGTGGTTATGGATGCGAGGAAGCCGCCTTCTAAGCATGGGCGATGGGCGCTAGTAATTCCAGTGTTTTGTCTGTTGGTGGTTTGGTGGTTTTACCGCGTCCCCACAAATCCGCCATTTCGGGCGTATTTATCAGGAAATCCCCAGGTCGCTAAACAACTCGGCTCCCCTGTGGCGGCACCCGTCCGTCACGCATCGGCGGTAATAGCAGTTCACGAACACGCGGTAGCGCTCTGGATGATGGGCGTGAATGTTCTTTATCTTCTGCCAACTGATGGGGCTGGAGAGAATTTCAAGGAGATTGCAGATCCGGTGTGGACGGATGATAAGCGCCATTATGAGGATTCGTGGCTCAGGACGAAATTCCCGGAATGTTCTGACAAACTGCCCCCTTGGGGCGGTATTGCAAGCCACTGGTTGAGCAGATCCCAAGATCTCGAATGGATTGGATGCCGAAAATGGCAATGCACCTATAAGGATTCATCAATCATCAGCCAGCGTTTTGAGCATGGCATGATGGTGGGTACTGTCCATATTTCGCCCAAGCATTCCAAAGTTGGAAATGTCTATGTCCTGTTCGACGATCATTCGTGGAAGACACAAGGGCAGGAGATTAGCCTTCCAGAATGTAAACAATAGGGCAGGCACGCCCTCGGAAGATGCCTAAAAAAATGCTGCGCTGGCGTGCGGCCAAGTGACTACAATGCTCAGCGCACATGTCCATAAACTTCGCAGCACCCGGCGCTACACGAAGTATCGCAACACGGTTGCTTGCATTGGCGGCGCTGCTGGTCGCCACGGCTTCGGCACAGGTTCCGGGGACGGCGCCCAACCCGCCGGTGCAAGGCGTTACGCCTTCGGCAAAGCAAGCGCCCGCACCTCCATCGGTGAAATCAGGGGAGTCGCAAGCGGAGGAGAATCCGCGCCCATGGCTCAGTTGTCTCGACAAGCCGAAGGGCCCCAAACTCATTCGTTCTCCGCTGCTGATCTCGCCCGGAGGACACCGCGCATATGTGGAAACAGAGTCGTTGCCGCGTCGCGATGCGCATGGCGATTTCTGCGTAAATACCTCGCGCCTGTACGTCGCATCCGGTAAAGACGAGTTCGCGCTGGTGCTGATGCAAGAGGCGACCGTGGATGAGCTTGGCAATGCGTTGCGCCTCGTCGACTGGTCCGCCGATGGTCGCCTTTTGCTGCTCGATCTACACCTCTGGACATACCTTTCCGATTGGGCGGACACAACCATCGTGGCCTTCGACCGCGAGATGGGTGCATTCTTTCGCCCCGACCTGCACCAGATTTTCAGCCAACACTTTGGACGGGACTGCTCATTCTTCGTGTCCGGAGAGGGAGTGACTGCAAGCGGGCAGATTGTGTTGAAAATTACTCCCGGCGACGAAGAAATGAGCGCCGAGCCGTCATGCGTGGACAGCGCTACTCTCATGCTCTTCGATCTCGACAGCAATGAGATCCACCAACCTCCCGCCGATTACCGCGCGCATCCGAACGGACGCTTCCAGCCGAATACGGTGAAGTAGGACGCGAACGCCAGGGTGCAATGAAAACGGCGGCCCCGAAGGACCGCCGTTTCCCTGCTGAACAGGTGTGTGGAACTACTCTTCTTCTTCCACGACCTCGCCGCGCTCCGCCTTTGCAGCCGCGATGATCTTCTCTTGCGCCAGGGCGGGAACGATGTCGTAGTGATCCATCTCCATGTTGAAGGTGCCGCGACCCTGCGTCATCGACGTCAGGTCGGTACCGTACGTGAGCATCTCCGACATGGGTACGTGGGCTTTCACAACCGTATTGCCGCCCTTGTTGTCCATGCCCTGAATACGTCCGCGACGG encodes the following:
- the ruvB gene encoding Holliday junction branch migration DNA helicase RuvB, with product MATPKDNPELRDRIVSAAPVEDDESFELKLRPQRLREFIGQTKVKQNLEVAIQAARSRGEALDHVLLYGPPGLGKTTLANIIANEMGVPFQQTSGPTLQIKGDVTAILSNLQKSQVLFIDEVHRMQPALEELMYSALEDYRLDIIIGQGPSARTHVFEVNPFTFIGATTRAGLLSAPLRSRFGIVLRLEFYTHDELSYIVKRSAELLSVPVDEAGAMEIAMRCRGTPRIANRLLRRVRDYAQVRGAGNIDKPTAEAALEMLEVDQHGFDEIDRRLLLTIIEKYQGGPVGVNTLAAALAEEADAIEEIYEPFLIQIGFLDRTPRGRVATMRAYEHFGITPPRKQSALF